A region from the Melioribacter roseus P3M-2 genome encodes:
- a CDS encoding DUF2461 domain-containing protein: MADVNYMSKFPAAPLAFLKKLKKNNNRNWFEEHRREYEEDFLKPAQAFVEIMAMHLIEIKPSFQAIPKIDKSIFRLHRDVRFSKDKKPYKTNLGILFWEGKGKKMESSGLYFHVDPESFFIAAGMYEFTKDQLKKYRETVAIEANAVELDRILKKIEKKGYTIGGKSYKQVPRGFDKDYKYSELLLYGSLYAYDEKDVSFLEDKDPVKLSIRTLKDLLPLHNWLAVNICG; encoded by the coding sequence ATGGCAGACGTCAATTATATGAGCAAATTTCCCGCCGCGCCGCTCGCATTTCTGAAAAAACTTAAAAAGAATAACAACCGGAACTGGTTCGAAGAACACCGCCGGGAATATGAAGAAGACTTTCTCAAGCCGGCGCAGGCATTCGTGGAAATTATGGCGATGCATTTAATCGAAATCAAGCCGTCGTTTCAGGCAATTCCCAAAATCGACAAATCGATTTTCAGACTACATCGCGACGTTCGATTCAGCAAGGACAAAAAACCGTACAAGACCAATCTCGGCATTCTCTTCTGGGAAGGAAAAGGCAAAAAAATGGAATCGAGCGGACTCTATTTCCACGTCGATCCGGAATCCTTTTTTATTGCTGCGGGGATGTACGAGTTTACCAAAGACCAATTAAAAAAATACCGGGAGACCGTAGCGATTGAAGCCAACGCCGTAGAATTAGACCGGATATTGAAGAAGATCGAAAAGAAAGGATACACAATCGGAGGCAAAAGTTACAAGCAAGTTCCGAGAGGATTCGACAAAGATTATAAATATTCGGAATTGTTGCTCTACGGCAGTCTTTACGCATACGACGAAAAAGACGTTTCTTTTCTGGAAGACAAAGATCCGGTAAAACTCAGCATTCGCACATTGAAGGATTTACTGCCGCTGCACAATTGGCTGGCGGTAAATATTTGCGGGTGA
- a CDS encoding PepSY-associated TM helix domain-containing protein, whose translation MKKIILKIHEIIGLLTGVVVLIVSLTGSLWVFNEEINNLVYGALAVPVRNQQPLIPSAAKEIASKVFPGKSIHGIYYGKANEPLEVIFYEPEPEFYSSVYLDPYSGKILKSENHLEGFFAFLLEGHLGLWLPEEIGSEIVKVSVLLFMIALISGFYLWTKGKNKKRRLWFDWNINTRWKRKNYDLHSIIGFYIFFLAFIIAFTGAVMAYDWFYYIVYKGAGGEKDPRFIIPNNVSIGKNEEMQTRIDELLPILKGSYPDADGYEIHFPHSDSSSIYAEVYKKKGIYYNADYLFFDQYTLEEINTPSLYGRAEDADFADSIIRMNYDVHVGAIGGIAGKTVAFFVSLFCASLPVTGFLLWLGKRKK comes from the coding sequence ATGAAAAAAATTATCCTAAAAATACACGAAATTATAGGACTGTTGACGGGCGTCGTTGTTCTGATTGTTTCTTTAACCGGGAGTCTCTGGGTTTTTAATGAAGAAATAAATAATCTGGTATACGGAGCGCTCGCCGTACCCGTTAGAAACCAGCAGCCATTGATTCCGAGCGCCGCAAAAGAAATTGCCTCGAAAGTTTTTCCAGGAAAATCGATTCACGGCATTTACTACGGCAAAGCCAACGAACCTCTTGAAGTGATTTTTTATGAACCGGAGCCTGAATTTTACAGCAGCGTATATCTGGATCCGTACAGCGGCAAAATACTCAAAAGCGAAAATCATCTGGAAGGTTTTTTTGCTTTTTTGCTTGAAGGGCACCTTGGTTTGTGGCTCCCGGAAGAAATTGGCTCGGAGATAGTCAAAGTATCCGTCCTCCTTTTTATGATTGCGTTAATCAGCGGATTTTATCTGTGGACTAAAGGAAAAAATAAGAAAAGACGATTGTGGTTCGATTGGAATATTAATACAAGGTGGAAAAGAAAGAATTACGACCTTCATTCAATAATCGGCTTTTATATTTTCTTTCTTGCTTTCATTATCGCTTTTACGGGCGCAGTAATGGCTTACGATTGGTTTTACTATATTGTTTATAAAGGAGCCGGCGGAGAAAAAGACCCGCGTTTCATTATACCGAACAATGTCTCGATTGGAAAAAACGAAGAAATGCAAACTCGTATAGACGAGCTGCTTCCTATTTTGAAGGGCAGTTATCCTGATGCCGACGGATACGAAATCCATTTTCCGCATTCCGATTCGTCATCTATATACGCAGAAGTATATAAAAAGAAAGGGATTTACTACAATGCCGATTATCTTTTTTTCGATCAATATACACTGGAAGAAATAAACACCCCGAGTTTATACGGCAGAGCAGAAGACGCGGATTTTGCCGATTCTATCATTAGAATGAACTATGACGTTCACGTAGGCGCAATCGGAGGAATAGCCGGCAAAACCGTTGCATTCTTTGTAAGTCTTTTCTGCGCTTCTCTTCCCGTAACCGGATTTTTGTTATGGCTGGGTAAAAGAAAAAAATAG
- a CDS encoding DUF4374 domain-containing protein, with amino-acid sequence MSNIVFKNKLKLILSIIFSAIIVISCGESGATDPVETEISKGITMAFKTTGGDETEYLITQENIMEGEISAVGQGIELTGWRFFHKVGNTLFASGYSEDNQCAAYVKDQNGNIVKKGEFIFENSLEMFGNSDDNQTMLAMEIPRAGFANRRLYFVDVNTALVSKIVGTRIFESQEDSLVAWPTALQVRGDKLFIPFHKLDAKGWFTTPSPDSAFIAVYSYPDVGAVPEKIISDPRTSNIGVNGAATGLIQTENGDLYSFSCGASMAGFSPASSKPSGILRIKAGSADFDPNYFFNVESITGGKIFWFDYLGNNKALARILTDDNGGLWTAFGRTVFNQKLVILDLVNQTATDVANIPLHAKRYTSTPLLVEDGKVYVSVETAGDAYVYQIDIESASAVRGAKINGKTIKGFFRM; translated from the coding sequence ATGTCTAATATTGTTTTCAAAAACAAACTCAAATTAATTTTATCAATTATATTTTCTGCGATAATCGTCATATCGTGCGGAGAGTCCGGCGCTACCGACCCCGTAGAGACGGAGATTTCAAAGGGAATTACAATGGCATTTAAAACCACAGGCGGCGACGAAACAGAATATCTGATAACACAGGAAAACATAATGGAGGGGGAAATTTCCGCCGTTGGACAGGGAATAGAATTGACCGGCTGGAGATTCTTTCATAAAGTAGGCAATACCCTTTTTGCGTCGGGATACAGCGAAGACAATCAGTGCGCCGCTTATGTAAAAGATCAAAACGGTAATATTGTTAAAAAGGGCGAGTTCATATTTGAGAATTCGCTTGAAATGTTCGGCAATTCGGATGACAATCAAACAATGCTTGCAATGGAAATACCGCGCGCCGGATTTGCAAACAGAAGACTCTATTTTGTGGACGTGAATACTGCGCTTGTAAGCAAAATAGTAGGCACCCGGATTTTCGAATCTCAGGAAGACTCGTTAGTCGCTTGGCCTACGGCTTTGCAGGTGCGAGGAGACAAACTTTTTATACCCTTTCATAAACTCGACGCCAAAGGGTGGTTTACCACTCCGAGTCCCGACAGCGCATTTATTGCGGTTTATTCGTATCCCGACGTCGGAGCTGTGCCGGAGAAAATAATTTCCGATCCGCGCACGTCGAACATTGGCGTTAACGGCGCGGCAACCGGATTGATTCAAACCGAAAACGGCGATCTCTATTCGTTTTCGTGCGGAGCCTCGATGGCGGGCTTTTCGCCGGCGTCGTCAAAACCTTCGGGCATTTTAAGAATCAAAGCGGGCAGCGCCGACTTTGACCCGAATTATTTCTTTAATGTAGAAAGTATTACGGGAGGAAAAATCTTCTGGTTTGACTATCTGGGAAATAATAAAGCGCTTGCCAGGATTCTAACGGACGACAACGGCGGACTGTGGACCGCCTTCGGCAGAACCGTTTTCAACCAAAAACTTGTCATTCTCGACCTTGTTAATCAGACCGCTACAGACGTTGCAAATATTCCGCTCCATGCGAAAAGATATACCTCGACTCCGCTGCTTGTGGAAGACGGAAAGGTTTATGTAAGCGTTGAAACTGCAGGCGACGCTTACGTCTATCAAATTGACATCGAATCCGCTTCGGCGGTAAGAGGAGCTAAAATAAACGGCAAAACCATTAAAGGCTTTTTTAGAATGTAG
- a CDS encoding TonB-dependent receptor, with protein sequence MIKYKLLFLILVFCSYSAIYAQKGSAVIFGKITDVNGEPLPGINVFIKNSGIGAATNSEGTYKISNVPSGKNIINVSGIGFLTITKEILISEGDSLNLNFEMTEKAVELGSVLVEGKSEAQLLRERGFSVAVLESREKKNLPVDGNRLLSSAPGIHLRESGGLGSGFNLSMNGLSGNQIRYFIDGIPLENFGSALTLNNFPVNLIEKIEVYKGVVPISLGADALGGAVNIVTGYWKTSYLDASYSLGSFNTHRFSLNGQYADNTRKYFLKASIFWNYSDNDFIMKNAPVYDLEIGNFIKNIDIRRFHDSYSSMMINAETGLFERKYADKISLRIILAGNNKDYQHPDNNIYRVFGRFHTTNRTAIAGVTYSNQFDNMELKAYSAAGIVSESVVDTSHFKFNWAGESIKRDESDPKGELFERKSLFEFSDFIISNNIGTIYKFSHSHSLGINIVQNYVVRKGKDKVDEFNRSFESPNYINKILSGADYTFKYNDRFEFNLFAKSYLYRAKIITIDYDDTEIITEPELFRSGYGFALSYSPLEKLLIKNSFEKAYRIPESYEILGDGIYVLPNPNLSPERSYNLNLGIDYRFESGLWEVKAGVNYFYRLSKDFIRFNPLGPFGEYENLRNVKADGIEGAFSFSYDDFVSLNSNITYQNLLDDTEFDEGLPNTNYKSRIPNVPYFFFNNSLGISLNRKSSPRKINLYYSLRYVHQFFLTWENLGDARGKNVIPSQLIQDIHVEFSMNEGRYNITFSIANIFDKLAYDNFMIQKPGRAFNIKLRYFYK encoded by the coding sequence ATGATCAAATATAAATTACTCTTTCTTATTCTGGTATTCTGTTCTTATAGCGCTATTTACGCACAAAAAGGCTCAGCCGTAATTTTCGGAAAAATAACCGATGTAAACGGAGAGCCGTTGCCTGGTATCAATGTATTTATTAAAAACAGCGGAATCGGAGCGGCTACGAATTCCGAGGGCACCTACAAAATTTCAAATGTGCCTTCGGGAAAAAACATTATAAATGTCTCCGGAATAGGATTCCTTACTATCACTAAAGAAATTTTAATTTCAGAGGGAGACAGCCTGAATCTTAACTTCGAAATGACGGAAAAAGCGGTAGAACTCGGAAGCGTCCTGGTTGAAGGCAAGTCGGAAGCGCAGCTCTTGAGAGAAAGAGGATTTTCCGTTGCTGTTCTGGAAAGTAGAGAAAAAAAGAATTTGCCTGTAGACGGAAATCGCCTGCTAAGTTCGGCTCCGGGAATTCATTTGCGTGAAAGCGGTGGCTTGGGTTCCGGCTTTAATTTGAGTATGAACGGACTTTCTGGAAATCAAATCAGATATTTTATCGACGGCATACCTCTAGAGAATTTCGGTTCTGCTCTTACCTTGAATAATTTCCCGGTTAATCTGATCGAGAAGATAGAAGTTTACAAAGGAGTTGTCCCTATATCTCTCGGCGCCGACGCGCTCGGAGGAGCCGTTAATATTGTTACCGGATACTGGAAAACTTCATATCTGGACGCCTCATATTCTCTCGGCTCTTTTAACACTCACCGATTTTCTTTAAACGGTCAGTATGCCGACAATACGAGGAAATATTTTCTCAAAGCTTCTATATTCTGGAATTATTCGGACAATGACTTCATTATGAAAAACGCTCCGGTTTACGATCTGGAAATCGGCAATTTTATTAAGAATATCGATATCAGGCGCTTCCACGACAGTTATAGTTCAATGATGATTAACGCCGAAACGGGCTTGTTCGAAAGAAAGTATGCCGATAAAATTTCGCTGAGAATAATACTTGCGGGCAATAATAAAGATTACCAGCACCCGGATAATAATATTTACAGAGTATTCGGTAGATTTCATACGACAAATCGAACTGCAATCGCCGGCGTCACTTATTCGAATCAATTTGATAACATGGAACTCAAAGCATATTCGGCGGCGGGAATAGTCAGCGAAAGCGTAGTTGATACGTCTCATTTCAAATTTAATTGGGCGGGCGAGTCGATTAAGCGCGATGAAAGCGATCCGAAAGGAGAGCTCTTCGAGCGTAAATCGTTATTTGAATTTTCCGATTTTATTATTTCCAATAATATCGGAACAATTTATAAATTTTCTCATTCCCATTCTCTTGGAATTAATATAGTCCAGAATTATGTCGTTAGAAAGGGAAAAGACAAAGTAGACGAATTCAATCGCTCGTTCGAATCTCCCAATTATATCAATAAGATTCTTTCGGGAGCTGATTACACATTCAAATATAACGACCGCTTTGAGTTCAATCTCTTTGCCAAGAGTTATCTCTACCGCGCAAAAATAATTACTATCGATTATGACGATACGGAAATAATAACCGAACCGGAGCTCTTCCGCTCGGGCTACGGTTTTGCCCTGTCATACAGCCCGTTGGAAAAGTTACTTATCAAGAATTCTTTTGAGAAAGCCTATAGAATACCGGAGAGTTACGAAATATTGGGCGACGGCATTTATGTTTTGCCTAATCCGAATTTAAGTCCCGAACGAAGCTATAATCTGAATCTTGGAATAGACTACCGATTCGAGTCGGGACTCTGGGAGGTTAAAGCCGGAGTAAATTATTTTTATCGTTTATCGAAAGATTTTATACGGTTTAATCCGTTGGGACCTTTCGGAGAATATGAAAATCTAAGGAACGTAAAAGCCGACGGTATAGAAGGAGCGTTTTCTTTCAGTTACGATGATTTCGTATCGTTAAACTCAAATATAACATATCAAAATTTATTGGACGATACCGAATTCGACGAAGGCTTGCCGAATACTAACTATAAAAGCCGCATTCCGAACGTGCCGTATTTCTTTTTCAACAACTCGCTTGGAATAAGTTTGAACCGGAAATCATCTCCTCGAAAAATAAACCTCTATTATTCATTGCGTTATGTGCATCAATTTTTTCTGACCTGGGAAAATTTAGGCGATGCCAGAGGAAAAAATGTTATTCCTTCTCAGCTCATTCAGGATATTCATGTCGAATTCAGTATGAATGAAGGCAGGTACAATATTACATTCTCGATTGCCAATATCTTCGACAAGCTGGCGTACGATAATTTTATGATACAAAAACCCGGAAGGGCGTTCAACATAAAACTCAGATATTTTTATAAATAA
- the mnmE gene encoding tRNA uridine-5-carboxymethylaminomethyl(34) synthesis GTPase MnmE, whose protein sequence is MTHTISTNEDTITAIATPPGVGAITVIRVSGPDTFSKVDLIFRGRKKISECNTHTIHYGTIVDPNGEVIDDVLVSVFRSPNSYTGEDSVEISTHGSQLIAEKIIGLLVERGIRIAEPGEFTKRAFLNGRLDLAQAEAVADVINSRSEASLRGARNQLDGLLSQKIDTLREKLINTSSLIELELDFAEEDIELLPLAKIISNIGEIEKEIDELLKSFRFGKVIRDGVNVALVGKPNVGKSSLLNYLLKEARAIVSEIPGTTRDIIREEVTIEGILFKLYDTAGIRLTEDVIEKEGVERSRKAVSDADVVLFLNDSTHGFDRDIYDELLKLQKEERILKVANKIDLKPGLDKSFDVGISAKTGEGIEELFRKLKEKALGSGTYTEKSAVVTNLRHYNALNKAKEHLIGAKNSIKEGLTGEFVAVDLRNAENSLGEIIGKVTTDDILNNIFAKFCIGK, encoded by the coding sequence ATGACGCATACAATATCAACAAACGAAGATACAATTACGGCAATTGCCACCCCGCCGGGAGTGGGTGCGATAACCGTAATAAGAGTTAGCGGACCGGATACTTTTTCGAAAGTCGATTTGATTTTCAGAGGCAGAAAAAAAATTTCCGAGTGCAATACGCATACGATTCATTACGGAACGATCGTCGATCCCAACGGAGAAGTGATTGACGACGTATTGGTGTCGGTCTTCCGATCGCCGAATTCATACACCGGCGAAGACTCGGTAGAAATTAGCACACACGGCAGTCAATTGATTGCCGAAAAGATTATCGGTTTGCTCGTCGAGCGCGGAATCAGAATTGCCGAGCCGGGTGAATTTACAAAGCGCGCATTTTTAAACGGCAGACTCGACTTGGCTCAAGCCGAAGCGGTTGCGGACGTTATAAATTCCCGGTCCGAGGCATCGCTCAGAGGAGCGCGCAATCAACTTGACGGACTCCTATCCCAAAAAATCGACACTTTGAGAGAAAAGCTGATTAATACTTCCTCTCTTATAGAACTCGAACTCGATTTTGCCGAGGAAGACATAGAACTTTTGCCTCTTGCAAAAATAATTTCGAACATCGGGGAAATCGAAAAAGAAATCGACGAACTTCTCAAATCGTTTCGATTCGGAAAAGTAATCCGCGACGGCGTCAACGTAGCGCTCGTGGGAAAACCGAACGTCGGCAAATCCTCCCTCTTGAATTATTTATTGAAAGAGGCGCGGGCGATTGTGAGCGAAATACCCGGCACCACACGCGACATTATCCGGGAGGAAGTTACAATCGAAGGAATACTTTTCAAATTATACGACACGGCAGGCATACGGCTTACCGAAGATGTCATCGAAAAAGAAGGAGTCGAAAGGAGCCGCAAAGCCGTCAGCGACGCCGACGTTGTCCTTTTTCTCAACGACTCGACCCACGGTTTCGACAGAGATATTTACGACGAACTGCTCAAACTCCAGAAAGAGGAACGAATCTTAAAAGTGGCGAATAAAATAGATTTAAAACCCGGACTCGACAAAAGTTTCGACGTTGGCATCTCTGCAAAAACGGGAGAAGGAATCGAGGAACTCTTCAGGAAATTGAAAGAAAAAGCTCTCGGAAGCGGAACTTATACGGAAAAATCCGCTGTTGTAACAAACTTGCGCCATTACAACGCATTAAATAAGGCAAAAGAACATCTTATCGGAGCCAAAAATTCGATCAAAGAAGGATTGACCGGCGAATTTGTGGCGGTCGATCTGAGAAACGCCGAGAATTCGCTCGGAGAAATTATCGGAAAAGTTACAACCGACGACATACTCAATAATATATTTGCAAAATTTTGCATCGGGAAGTGA
- the mnmG gene encoding tRNA uridine-5-carboxymethylaminomethyl(34) synthesis enzyme MnmG yields MKRYDLIVVGGGHAGIEGAVAAAKMGCSVAVITMDKNGFGRMSCNPAIGGSAKGHLVHEIDSLGGVMGLIADRTGIQFRTLNKSKGPAVWAGRSQNDRELYSAEASRVVQSTPNLEIIEDSVIEAFEENRKIKGVKTAKGVEYGCKALIVCSGTFLNGLMYTGLNAFKGGRYGEPPAVGLTESLVNMGFEAGRLKTGTPPRLKKDSINWDVLQEQPGDNPPQPFSLRTPPEEFPYQPQMSCYITYTDTEVHKILEKGFERSPLFTGIIKGRGPRYCPSIEDKIYRFSDKDRHQLFLEPEGLNSDLIYINGFSTSLPEEIQLEALRKIKGLEEVEMVRPGYAVEYDFFPPYQVDLTLETKLIEGLYFAGQINGTSGYEEAAAQGLVAGINAALKIQGRPEFVLKRSEAYIGVLIDDLVDKSTDEPYRMFTSRAEHRLVLRQDNADRRLMKYGFQFGLIPEDLYNDLKRREILITKSKDFLDNTKIHPDEINPLLESIGSSPLNNSEQIAKVLKRPEVKIDELLKRISVNHGENKLIKELLNDPKALLQVEIEIKYEGYIQRQFELIEKMEKMEDLLIPSNFDYNNLKAVSAEAREKLSRVRPRSIGQASRISGVSPSDISVLLVYLKG; encoded by the coding sequence ATGAAGAGATATGATTTAATTGTTGTCGGCGGCGGACACGCCGGAATCGAAGGAGCCGTAGCCGCCGCTAAAATGGGCTGTTCCGTGGCGGTCATTACAATGGACAAAAACGGATTCGGACGAATGTCGTGCAACCCGGCTATCGGAGGCAGCGCTAAAGGACATCTCGTACACGAAATCGACTCCCTCGGCGGCGTTATGGGTTTAATCGCCGACCGCACAGGAATTCAGTTCAGGACATTGAATAAATCGAAAGGACCTGCCGTCTGGGCGGGACGCAGTCAGAACGACAGGGAACTCTATTCTGCCGAAGCTTCACGCGTGGTTCAATCGACACCCAACCTAGAGATTATTGAAGATTCCGTAATCGAAGCCTTCGAGGAAAACAGAAAAATAAAAGGCGTTAAAACTGCAAAAGGCGTTGAATACGGATGTAAAGCTTTGATTGTCTGCTCGGGCACGTTTTTGAACGGATTGATGTATACGGGACTTAACGCATTCAAAGGCGGAAGATACGGAGAACCTCCCGCCGTCGGATTGACAGAATCTCTGGTTAATATGGGTTTCGAAGCGGGACGACTCAAAACCGGCACTCCTCCGCGACTCAAAAAAGATTCGATAAACTGGGATGTTCTGCAGGAACAGCCAGGCGACAATCCCCCGCAACCTTTTTCTTTAAGAACCCCTCCCGAAGAATTTCCGTATCAGCCTCAAATGAGTTGTTACATAACCTACACCGATACCGAAGTTCATAAAATTCTGGAAAAGGGTTTCGAACGCTCTCCCCTTTTTACGGGAATTATCAAAGGCAGAGGTCCCCGTTACTGTCCTTCAATCGAAGACAAAATTTACCGCTTTTCGGACAAAGACCGCCATCAGCTTTTTCTGGAACCCGAAGGTTTAAATTCAGACCTGATTTATATAAACGGTTTTTCGACTTCGCTGCCCGAAGAAATTCAACTCGAAGCTCTACGTAAAATAAAAGGTCTTGAAGAAGTCGAAATGGTACGCCCTGGCTACGCAGTCGAATACGACTTCTTTCCCCCCTATCAGGTCGATTTGACTCTCGAAACAAAATTGATTGAAGGACTCTACTTTGCAGGACAAATAAACGGGACTTCCGGATACGAAGAAGCCGCCGCACAGGGATTGGTTGCCGGAATTAATGCCGCATTGAAAATTCAGGGCAGACCCGAATTTGTTCTCAAAAGAAGCGAGGCTTATATCGGAGTGTTGATCGACGATCTGGTGGACAAATCGACCGACGAACCCTACAGGATGTTTACTTCGAGAGCGGAACATAGACTCGTCCTCCGTCAAGACAACGCCGACAGACGACTAATGAAATACGGTTTTCAATTCGGTCTTATACCCGAAGATTTATACAACGATTTGAAAAGGCGGGAAATTTTAATTACGAAATCGAAAGACTTTCTTGATAACACAAAAATTCATCCCGACGAAATCAATCCCCTACTCGAAAGCATCGGTTCTTCCCCGCTCAACAATTCCGAACAGATTGCCAAGGTTTTGAAACGTCCGGAAGTAAAAATTGACGAATTGTTGAAACGGATTTCCGTCAATCACGGCGAAAATAAATTGATAAAAGAGCTCCTGAACGATCCGAAAGCTCTTCTTCAGGTGGAAATCGAGATCAAATACGAAGGATACATTCAACGCCAGTTCGAATTGATCGAAAAGATGGAAAAGATGGAAGACTTGCTAATTCCTTCTAATTTTGACTATAATAATTTAAAGGCTGTTTCTGCCGAAGCTCGTGAAAAATTGAGCAGGGTTCGTCCCCGCTCAATCGGGCAGGCGTCCCGTATTTCGGGCGTTTCCCCTTCGGATATTTCCGTATTATTAGTATATTTGAAGGGCTAA
- the rsmG gene encoding 16S rRNA (guanine(527)-N(7))-methyltransferase RsmG has translation MFLDLFEQYLKELKTFYWENNIVPDEYQLERLARFAELVVEKNSKVNLISRKDTQNIIENHVFISSFISEFIPKKVTRFIDIGTGGGFPGIPLAITRPLLKGVLVDSTAKKIDAVKEFIDKLKLTNLTAENSRVESDEFIQKYAESFDMVVSRATVPLIILIRYALPLIKEKAYLVSLKGGDLSEELKIAATKYKAYIKKDTIFELAYKPTNCRNEKGKKLIILEISK, from the coding sequence GTGTTTTTGGATTTATTTGAACAATACCTGAAAGAACTGAAGACCTTCTACTGGGAAAACAACATTGTTCCGGACGAATATCAGCTGGAAAGATTGGCGCGCTTTGCAGAGTTGGTCGTTGAAAAAAATTCTAAAGTAAATTTAATCTCAAGAAAAGACACGCAGAATATTATCGAGAATCACGTATTTATCTCCTCTTTTATTTCCGAATTCATACCGAAAAAAGTAACCAGATTTATCGACATCGGAACAGGCGGAGGGTTTCCCGGAATACCCCTCGCAATTACACGTCCGCTTCTCAAAGGCGTACTTGTCGATTCCACGGCAAAAAAAATCGACGCAGTCAAAGAGTTCATCGACAAACTCAAACTCACCAATCTTACTGCCGAAAATTCACGCGTTGAAAGCGACGAGTTCATTCAAAAATACGCCGAGAGTTTCGACATGGTCGTAAGCAGGGCGACCGTGCCGCTGATAATATTAATTCGTTATGCACTACCGCTTATTAAAGAAAAAGCTTATCTCGTCTCGCTTAAAGGCGGAGATTTGTCAGAAGAACTTAAAATCGCCGCTACAAAATATAAAGCTTATATTAAGAAAGACACCATCTTCGAGCTGGCATACAAACCGACCAACTGCCGTAACGAAAAAGGAAAGAAACTTATCATACTCGAAATCTCCAAGTAA
- a CDS encoding IS3 family transposase, with protein sequence MIHPLTNISINKLIGMVGISPSKYYHWNRRIGQANAHNAAVPKNNWILEWEREAIINYAKSHIGEGYRRLTYMMLDENIVAVSPSTTYRVLKSAGLLNRWNKVKRSSKGNGFNQPTMPHQHWHIDIKYVNFKGTFLFLIDIIDGYSRFIVNHELRMNMQEYDVQITLQKALEKFPGVKPRIISDNGSQFISKDFSEYLRLAGLTHIKTSIGYPQSNGKIEKFHSTINRECLNRYSFIDINDAKKQIKNFIDYYNTKRLHSSLSYLTPEDLLLGRANERLRERKRKIQKAKLYRIEVRYAS encoded by the coding sequence ATGATCCATCCTTTGACAAATATTTCGATCAATAAATTAATCGGCATGGTTGGTATTAGTCCCAGTAAGTATTACCATTGGAATAGACGGATAGGTCAAGCCAATGCTCATAATGCCGCAGTTCCCAAAAATAACTGGATACTTGAGTGGGAAAGAGAAGCTATTATCAATTACGCCAAATCACATATAGGCGAAGGTTACCGAAGATTGACTTATATGATGCTTGACGAAAACATCGTAGCCGTTAGCCCTTCGACGACATACAGAGTATTAAAATCAGCCGGTCTTTTGAATCGCTGGAATAAGGTTAAGCGTTCTTCAAAGGGCAACGGATTTAATCAACCGACAATGCCGCATCAACATTGGCATATTGATATTAAGTATGTTAATTTCAAAGGAACATTTTTATTCTTAATAGACATTATTGATGGTTATTCCCGGTTTATAGTCAATCACGAACTCCGCATGAACATGCAGGAGTATGATGTCCAGATAACGTTGCAGAAGGCTTTGGAAAAATTTCCCGGGGTTAAACCTCGAATAATTTCCGATAATGGTAGTCAATTTATCTCAAAGGATTTTTCAGAATATTTAAGATTAGCCGGACTTACTCACATTAAAACATCCATTGGCTATCCTCAGAGTAATGGTAAAATTGAAAAATTTCACTCTACTATTAATCGGGAATGCTTGAATAGATACTCTTTCATTGACATCAATGACGCTAAAAAACAGATTAAGAATTTTATAGATTATTACAATACTAAACGACTCCATAGTTCTTTATCATATTTGACTCCTGAAGATTTACTTTTAGGTAGAGCCAACGAACGTTTAAGGGAAAGAAAACGGAAGATTCAAAAAGCTAAACTATATAGAATTGAGGTTAGATATGCCTCTTAG
- a CDS encoding transposase — translation MTQRRQISGEEKALILRELLENQVPLSELSEKYHVHVNLIRRWKKQLFEEAANILTNKSGKEKKSPSSAEKKKIAVLEEKLKKRDEAISILLQENIEIKKNLNGEI, via the coding sequence ATGACTCAACGAAGACAAATAAGCGGAGAAGAAAAAGCTCTAATACTCAGAGAGTTACTTGAAAATCAGGTGCCACTGAGCGAACTTTCTGAGAAATATCATGTGCATGTAAATTTAATCCGTCGTTGGAAAAAACAACTTTTTGAGGAAGCCGCAAATATACTTACAAACAAGTCAGGCAAGGAAAAGAAATCTCCGAGCTCTGCGGAAAAGAAAAAGATAGCCGTTCTTGAAGAAAAATTAAAGAAACGTGATGAAGCAATTTCAATATTGTTGCAGGAAAACATCGAGATAAAAAAAAATCTAAATGGAGAAATCTAA